GACTGTCCTTGTTTAAGCGGTGCAACATTGGCACAATGCTCATCGCAAAATGATATGCCTCGTCCAGCTCGTCATCGGGTATATGGGGTTTTGGCACCGGCTGCTCCAGCAAAGACATCAGCCGGTCCCCAATGCCTGTGTCTAACGGTCTTTGGCCTCTTCTGGTTTCCCTGGGGGCCTGCGCAGCAACAGCCGGTCTTGAAATATTTCTGTCCCTGGGGCTACGGGACCTAGAGGCAGACAGTGCTGAGGTTGATGGAGCCGGAGATGTCGAAGGCTGTTGCAATGAAATGCCAGGGGTGCTGGACCGACCCTCAGACCGGTCTGACAGAGGGGTACCAGACCCGACATTGCTTGTTGAactatataaaaacaaaaaacaaaaaaaagttataCATAGGATAATTTTGCAAGTTCTCACCACTTTAATTGCGCACTTTAAAGATACATTTTTTACAACACAAATACTGTTATTGAGTTATATATAACTGTTGTTTGAGGCTTCAACTATTTcaagaaatgtatttttgtttatgtttaagTAATTTATACAGACCTTCTTGGTTGTAGATGGGGCAAAACGAAGGACATGATCTCTGCATATTTCCAGTCCTTCTGTGTGCCACCTGCCGATCCACTTGGAATGCCTTTTTTCCTGTTTTTGACGAATGTGTCCCTTAAAGCCTTCCATCTTGCTTTACACATGTCAGCTGAAACAAAGGAGAGACAcaggtgaatgaaaaatgttcaCATATAACTTATATTTATTTGCTTCTTCCCCCACAGGTACATGGCTTCTGGAGATTCGCTAGGGAGTCTGGCATATAGCTACCGCCTGGGGCACACTACAGTCAGGAACTCAGTCCACATGGTGTGTGCTGCCATCGGAAAAACGATGATGGAGAGGTTCCTACCCAGGCCAACACAAGAGACATGGGAGGAAGTGGCTCAAGGCTTCTGGGAGAAGTGGAATTTTCCAAACTGCCTGGGAGCAATAGATGGGAAGCATGTGACCATCCAAGCCCCAGCACTGAGTGGGAGTCAGTATTTTAACTACAAGAAGACTTTCTCGATAGTGCTTTTGGCACTTGTGGACTCGAACTACAGGTTCAGGGTCATTCAAGTGGGGGACTTCGGAAGGACCAGTGATGGCGGCGTATATGCTGGGTCAGCTCTCGGAAGAGGAATGGAGACCAAAACCCTTCATGTCCCACCCAGTTCCTCTCTGCCTGGCGCT
This is a stretch of genomic DNA from Gadus chalcogrammus isolate NIFS_2021 chromosome 17, NIFS_Gcha_1.0, whole genome shotgun sequence. It encodes these proteins:
- the LOC130369804 gene encoding transcription factor Adf-1-like: MDDERLIVEVEKHKIIYETNHPFYKDNGRKEKAWHLIAAVLGVDADMCKARWKALRDTFVKNRKKGIPSGSAGGTQKDWKYAEIMSFVLPHLQPRSSTSNVGSGTPLSDRSEGRSSTPGISLQQPSTSPAPSTSALSASRSRSPRDRNISRPAVAAQAPRETRRGQRPLDTGIGDRLMSLLEQPVPKPHIPDDELDEAYHFAMSIVPMLHRLNKDSRQQAKIEILTVLHRLERSFKV